The following nucleotide sequence is from Fibrobacter succinogenes.
GCGATTACAATGCATGCTCCAGTGCGACAAGCTTGCTTCGCCGTTTGGGAATGAGGGCTGAATGGACCATGTATGGTAACGAGGCGGTTCTGCGCGTGAAAGAAGCGATAGAAAGGCATGAAAGCTATGGCGTTATTGTCGTTGATGATTTCATGATCGATTTGGATAGTGTCGAGGTGGTGCGCCAAATTCGTTCGATTCCGAATAACGATAATCCGATTATTCTCATGACGGCTTATGATTGGACGAACATTGAAAAAAACGCTCGTGAAGCCGGCGTGACCGATTTTATTAGTAAGCCCTTGTTCCTTTCTGAAATGCATGGAGTCTTGGGGCGTGCCATTGGTGTGCTGAAAGACGATGTAAAGACAGAAAACGAAAAGGAGGATGATTTCTCCGGAAAGAAAATACTCCTTGTCGAAGATAACGAACTGAATCGTGAAATTGCAGAGAATGTCCTAGAAGAAATGGGCTTTGTTGTGGATTATGCCGAAGACGGAAGCGTGGCTCTACAAAAGCTCTGTGCCGAAAAGCCTGGCTGCTATGACATGATTTTGATGGATGTGCAAATGCCAATTATGGATGGCCTTGAAACATCTCGCCGCATTAGGGATTTGCGCGATGAATATTTCCGGAATGTCCCGATTATTGCAATGACGGCCAATGCGTTTGAAGAAGACCGTAAAGCAGCACTCGATGCCGGCATGAACGAACATGTCGCGAAACCGATTGATATCGGTAAGTTCAGAAAAGTTCTAAAGAAATTTATTTAAGAAATTCCACGCAACCATAAACAGAAATAAGTTCTGGATTCTCTGGGTCGCGCCTATTCCAATTCTGTTGCACCTTGATTTTGCAGGGCCTCTTTTCACCCTTAATTCTCATATCGCTGTTGAAAATAAAGGCGTCGTTGTTGAGCTGCGGGTCATGCAATAGCTTGGCAAATTCATCCCAGTTGTCTCGTCCAAAAATATTCCAGAATTCGGGATTGTTCTCGGGTTCGACCATCGTTTTCGGGAAACTCAAATCCTTAGATTTTTTTGCACTGAGCTTGAGCATCGAGGGCTCGTAGGTGTACTCGAAAGTAACCCCGTTATGCAAAGATGCAAAGAACTTGCTTTTCTTGTGCTCGTTAATGTATTGCTCGTAAACGATATTGTCTGAATTGTCATCTTCGGTACTTTCGAAAATGGACCTTGCTATTTTTGCGAATTCAGCTTCGCTTAAATGGCTCATGCTGTTGTCGTTGATTTCTTGAGGTAGTCGGTCGGCAACATCGCCGAGGCATTCCAAAAGCAATGGATTGAACACTCCGCATTCGTTGTTGCGTATCATTTCGAGAGCTTTCTCGTGGGAGAATGCCTTCTTGTAGCAGCGTTCGCTAGTCAGTGCGTCGTAAACATCAGCGACAGAGACAACTTGCGCACTGATGGGAATTTCGTTTCCCTTGAGTCCGTCGGGGTAACCACGGCCATCCCAGCGTTCATGATGCCAGCGGCAAATATCGTAAGCATGCTTCATCAAAGGTTCTTTCTTGAAGAACTGGATGGCGTCAAGCATTTGGGCGCCATTCATGGAATGTTGCATCATGATTGCAAATTCTTCTTTTGTGAGTTTGCCGGGCTTGTTTAAAATTTCATCGGGAATCGTAATTTTGCCGATATCGTGCATCGAAGAGGCTGTAGCGATGGTGCTGATATCTTCTTCGGAAAGATTGTATTCTTTAGTGCGGTTGTTCAATGCGCGTAACAGAATGTCCGTAATCTTTTTGATATGCAAAACATGTTGGCCGCTTTCACCGTTACGGAATTCGACGATGTGACTCAAGATGGAAATGAGCATGTCGCTGTTTCGCGTTCTTTCGTAAATCTTGTCTGTTACGAGTTCCGAAAGGCGCATCTGTTTCACGTACAGCCCGATAGTATTGCGCACGCGGTTTTGAACAACCATCTGGTCGAACGGACGGTAGATAAAATCGGTAACGCCAAGTTCAAAAGCTTTTTCTACATGTGGACTTGATGTTTCTGCAGAAATCATCACGACCGGAGTGCCTTTGATCCATTCCTTTTCGTTCATGATTTCAAGAACTTCGAGTCCGTCTTTTCCTGGCATAACCATGTCTAACAAGACGAGCGTAATTTCCTTTGCCATCTTTTCGAGAATCTCGATGGCTTCGTCGCCGTCTTTTGCTTCGATGATATCATATTCGTCTGAAAGCAGGTCGGAAAGCACGACTCTGTTCATCGCGTCATCATCGACGATTAATATTTTAGCCCTCTCATTATTCATTGTCTTAATTCGTGTTGTGCGTTTGGAAAATCATAACGCTGTGTTACATTAATTTAAGAAAAAACGGCCCAAAGTGGTAACTGTAATACTATGAATTTATTGATATAGGCTTTTTTTTCGTTTTTTCCGCACTCTTATATTCCGGTTTAGAGTCGTTTGACTTCGGTTGACATTCTCCCGAACGTGAAATTCTCCTTGTTTTTCTACATTTTCTTTTTGAAATGTCGAAATCCGCAAATTATTTTCCCGCTATTGACGGCCTGCGCCTTCTTGCTAGTCTCAATATTGTTATGCTTCATTTGGGTAGTTCTAGTGCCCTTACGTACATGGCCGATTGCAAATGGGTGATGCCTATTATTTCGGCTCCGGCATTTGCGGCGGGAATTTTTTACGTGCTGGCAGGGTTCCTCTTTGCGAGCAAGTATAGCGACCCTGATCGCAGAATCCCTGTGATTCCGTTCATGTTTGGCCGCATTGCAAAACTGTACCGGTTGCATTTTTTCATGACGCTTCTGATGTTTGTGCTCGTCGTGTTCAAGATGAGCGGTTATACGCATTTCCCTGCGCTTTCTGAAATTGGCGATTGTGCATCGGCCGGGCTTTCTAAAATGTTCCATCCGTGGCGTAGCCTCTTGATGCACCTTACGCTCACGTGGTCTATCGCTCCCGATCTAGGCATGAAGTTGAATGAACCTTCTTGGTCCTTGACGAGCTTTTTCCTTTGCTATGCCATTACGCCTTGGTTTAGCCGTTGGCTGATTAAGCAGAACCGTCGTACGCTTTGGATGCTGTTTGGCGCTGTATTTATTCCGGGGATTCTTTGGGCGGTTGTTTACGGTAATTCCGGCAATCTTTGGTTCGACGGGTACGATGCAAAGTACCGGTTCTTCCACATGTTTGCGCCGGTGCGCGTTTTTGAATACTTGTTCGGTATGGTGCTCTATCGCCTTTACAACGAGGGCGTGTTCGATTTTCTCAAGAAGGATTTTATGAGTGGCATTGCGCAAGCACTTTTGCTCTTGGCGCTTTATGGGAGTCTTTTCCTCATGCGCGCTGATGCTAATCCTGGATACAATTACTTTATCCACCATAGCCTCCCGATTTTCATTTACGGCATGTTCGTGGTGAGTCTCCTTTCGGGCAAGGGCTTCTTGGCAAAGTTCTTCTGCATCCCGCTTGTGCGCCGAATTGGCCGCGCATCGTTCTATCCGTACTTGATCCATCTGCCTATCATTACGTTTGCATGGGGCATTTGCAATCTGAATCGCCCGAAGAATACCATCCTTTTGCTCATCTTCGTTTACACCGTCAGCACGCTATACATGGAATTTAAAGTCTGGCGCCGCAAGAAAGCAATTAGAACTTAGAGCTTAGAACTTAGAACATTCTCTGTTATCTTTAAGCAATTCTAAGCTCCGCCAACTAAGTTCTAAGAGCGAAGCGGGCTAAACAAGCAAAAATTCAAGTCTATATTCGTCTTTCCGAAAACAAGTCTCGAAAATAAGTGTATTTTATACTATAGGGCAACCGCTAATGGTTGTTTGGAAGGGATATTCTTGTCGGAGGAACTGCAAATCATGGACTGCCTTGAATCGTCAGACTTGACGCATGCGATTCTTTCTAGTGCAGGTCTCGGCTTGTGGACCATCGAACTTGACGATGGCAAGCCTCCTAGATTGTACGCAGACAAAGCATTCCTCCAAACTCTTGGTTTACCCGAAGAAACGCTCCCCGAAGATCTTTACAATTTATGGTGCAATAACATTGACCTCTCGTATTACGAGGCGTTTGCGGAATCTATCGAGCAAATGACTCGCGGTGAAATGTCTGAACTGGAGTACGCATGGAACCATGAGACGCGTGGGATTATCTACCTCAGAAGTCACGGTGGCCGAAATAAAGAATACACACGCGGTGTACGGCTAGAAGGGTGTTCTGAGGATGTTACCGACCAGATTGAGTTCAAGATGCACTTGCGTGAACTGGCTCAGTATTCCGATATTGCAAATACGCTTGGTGATGGCTTCGATAACATATACTATGTCGATACGAATGATAATTCTTTTATCGAATTTAACGCCCAAGGGGTTGTGAAAAATCTTGATGTCAAAACGTGCAACAATTTTTTTCAGGGATTTGAACAAGCATTAGAAAAAGTGGTTTATCGGGACGATTGGGATGCTGTCAAGGATTTTGTCAATAAAGAAAAACTCTTGAGCGGCCTGGAAAAAGATCGCGCCGTGTCTGTTGCTTTCCGTTTTTTCACTGATAATCGGTTGGTGTATTACCGTTTAAAGGCTGCGAAAACTCCCGATTCCGATAGCCATATTGTGGTGACTCTTGAAAACGTAGACGAAGAAGAAACCGCCAAGGCCGAACGCAAGGCTATTGCCGTTCGAGACATGGCTGTGATTTCGGGTTTGTCCGATGACTTTGGTTGCGTGGTCTACGTCGATTACGATACGCTTTCCGAAGCGCATTATCGCTTTGATCCAGTGTTCGAAAAATTTGTGCCGGGTTGGTCTAAAATTGATAATTTTGGGAAGCGTCTGGAACTCCTCGTCAATACGGTTGTGCACCCTAGCGACCGCGAAGCGTTCTGTGCGGCAACGGAACCTGCAAAAGTTCTCGAAATGGTCGAGCGCGAGCACATGTATTTCGTCAATTTCAGATTGCAAATCGATGGCGAAGATATTTACTACCAAATCAAGTTCGTAAAAGATGAAAATTCCAAGAATCACGTGATTGCGGGTTTCCATAGTGTCGATGCCGAAACAAAACGTGAAATGGCGAGTCTCGAAAAAGCGGAACTGGCAAACAAGGCAAAGAGTGCGTTCCTCTTTAACATGTCGCATGATATCCGCACACCGCTCAATGCGATGATTGGCTTTACCGACATGGCGGTGAAAAATATCGACGACAAGGCAAAGGCGCTTGATTGCTTGAGTAAATCTAAGCTTTCGAGTGAACATCTTTTGTCTCTGATTAATGACGTTTTGGACATGTCGCGCATTGAAAGCGGTAAGGTCGAGCTGGATTTGAACCCGGTTAATTTGGATGAAAACGGTGATGACATCGTTCCCATGCTGACGTCGCTTGCCGAAAAGAAAAATGTCCGATTTGAATTTGTGCGTCATGACGTCAAGAACCGCTATGTCTATGTGGATTTCTTGCGCATGAATCAGGTGGTTATCAACGTCGTTTCTAATGCTGTAAAATACACGCCATCGGGAGGCTCTGTTCTCGTTGACATTAGCGAAATTCCTTCAGACCGCGAAGGGTACGGGATGTACCAATTCATTATCCAGGATACTGGAATCGGTATGAGCCCGGAATACTTGCAACACCTCTTTGATGAATTTTCCCGTGAAAGAACATCTACGGTCAGTAAGCAGCAGGGAACAGGCCTTGGCCTTGCCATCACCAAGCGCATTGTCGATATGATGGAAGGCTCTATTAATGTAGAAAGCAAGGTGGGTGAAGGTTCCAAGTTTACGATTTGCATCCCCTTGCGTATTCAAGAAAATCCAGAAGCGGTAGAGCAGGTTCGCTTTGTGCATTCTGAACGCGAAATCATTTCGTTTGAAGGGTTCAGAGTCCTCGTTGTCGAAGACAATGAATTGAATCTCGAAATTTCGAGAGATGTTCTTGAAAGCGCTGGCATTGTTGTCGATTCGGCTGAAGACGGTTCCGTTGCCGTTGAGCGCTTAAAAGAAGTGGGCGCCGATTACTACGATTGCATTTTGATGGATATCCAGATGCCGGTAATGGATGGCTTCGAGGCGACACGAATTATCCGTAAAATGTTCCCGGATAAGCGAATCCCAATTATTGCACTTTCGGCCAATGCGTTTGACGAGGATCGTAGCAAGTCTGTTGATGCGGGAATGGACGGACACTTGGCAAAGCCCATCGTCATCGCTCAACTCGAAGACGCATTGAAGAAATTCTTGAGGAAATAAGAACCGACAGCCACTAGCCACTAACCACTAATCACTAATCACTAATCACTAACCACTGTCTACTGTCTACTTCCTACTGTCTACTTCCTACTACTCACTACCCGTCCAGCTGCTTAATCCCTTCCACGGCGGCTTTGTAATCCAATTCCACCTTTTCTAAAAGCGCGGGCGAATTAGCCGTAAATGCACCTGGTCGCAAATCTTCGGTAAGCTCACTGCTCGATGTTGAAAGCTTGTTCAAACCGAGGTTTGCTGCCACGCCCTTAAGCGTATGGGCTGCACGGAATGCCGTTTGCGAATCATTGCTCGCAAAGGCGTTCTTAAGCTCGGTTAAGCTTGGGTCGCTGAGGAACAGCTTCAAATATTTCACGACACGGGATTCCATGCGGAGTCTTTCAAGTACTTCGTCTAATGATTCGTCGATAGAGCTATAAAATTCAGAGAGAGTCATAACAAACATCCTTTTTTATTGTAATACATCAATATGTCCATACATCGACGTGAGCACGGGAACTTCGTTTTGGCCTTTGGTCCAAATCTGAAGGACCTTGACATTGCAAGGAGTGCTCTTTCCGTCAATGTTGAATGCCTGCTTGATTAAAGTAGGCTTTTCTTTTGGCGCGGTATGGCGCCTTAAAATCTTTTTGATTTTTTCCAGATTTTCGATAGCCGCTTTGCTTTGTTCTTTATCGTTAGGTCTATAATCGTCAATAATAGTTCTTGGCAACCCCAATTTTTGGGATGCTTTTGAAGAAAGTTTCATGACGCCTGGCGTATAGGAGTATTCAAAGAGAATCCCGTTCAACATGGATTCAAAGAAATGAGACTTTTTACGCTCGTCGATAAACTGCCTGAACACCTGATTGTAAATGGGGTGTTTGCTGTGGTTCATCATGGCGTCAGCGATGTAGAAGAAGTCCTTGTCTGCCTGCTTGCTCCAATCGAACGCCTGTAATGAAATCACGAGCTTGTCGGCGATGGCGTCGAAGCATTCTATCAAAAGCGGGTTGAATACGCCGCATTCGTTGTTGTGGATCATCTCGAGCGCCTTTTCGTGCGTGAAAGCTTTCTTGTAGCAGCGTTCGCTTGTAAGCGCGTCGTACACGTCCGCGATAGACACAATTTGGGCCGTTATAGGAATTTCATCCCCTTTGAGCCCATCGGGGTATCCATTGCCGTCCCAGCGTTCATGGTGCCAACGACAAATTTCGTAGGCGTACTTCATCAAGGGCTCGTCTTTTCCGACCGGAACTGCGTTGAGCATCTGGGCGCAGTTTATGGTATGCTCCTTCATGATTTCGAATTCTTCTTTCGTAAGCTTGCCGGGCTTGTTCAAAATTTCATCTGGAATCGTGATTTTCCCGATATCGTGCATGGACGAGGCCGTGCAGATAACGCCGATATCGTTCTTGTTGATATTGTATTTTGTGATATTGTATCTTTTGCACCGGCGCAAAAGTTCGCGCAAAAGCATTTCGGTAATCGTATTGATGTGCAGTACGTGCATCCCGCTTTCGCCATTGCGGAATTCCACGATATGGCTAAGCATAGTCACCATCATGCTGTTGTTGCGCGTTTTTTCATAAATCTGGTTTAAGACGAGGTCCGAAAGGCTCTTTTGTTTTTTGTAAAGGCGAATCGTGTTGTTCACTCGGTTCTTGAGCACCATTTCGTCGAACGGTCGCCCGATAAAATCCGTAACGCCGAGCATGTATGCGCCTTCTACGAGCGAATGTGCCGTTTCCGCAGAAATCATGATGACCGGTATTTCGTTAATCCAGCCATTTTTGTTCATGATGGTAAGCACTTCTATACCGTCTTTTTCGGGCATCACCATGTCGAGAAGTACAAGCGAAATTTCGGAGGTTTTTTCCCTGAGCAAAAGGAGTGCTTCGTTTCCGTTTTGGGCTTCTATGATATCGTATTTATTGCCGAGTATATCGGATAACAGGGCTCTGTTCATGGCCACATCATCAACAATCAGTATAAGAGGGCGCTTTTCATCCATAAACGCGATTCCTTTAAATCCCAAATACAATGCATATTAAATGTATATAATTTTTAATATTTTGCGTAAGAAAAATGTAACTTCGTCGAAATTATTGTTCGAGGTCACAAGCCAAATACTGTGCTAAAATGTTCAATATTGCCTTTTTTATTAAAATTGTATATGTTTTTGTAATATAAATGTAAGATTATTTGGCAGGATGTTTGCTTATGCGTGCAAAAATCTTCGTTTTTTTGCTTTTTTTGTTGCTAGGGGGGTATGCCTATGCGGGCCCACAAAAAATAAAAGTGGGCTTTTTCGCTAGTTCCGGTTACCACGAAATTTCCGATAATGGTGAAATTGAAGGATATGGTTATGAACTGTTCCGTCGCCTGTCCCGCTATGCCAATTTGAATTTTGAATATGTTTTCCGCAACAGAACTCGTGACGATATGTTGCGCATGCTCGAAAATGGCGAAATTGATGCCGTTGTGCCCGTGAATAAGACGAAAGAATTGGAAAACTTGTTCGCCTTCTCGTTGCCGGTAGGGCTAAATTCAGATTATATCGTTGTTCGTAAATCAGATTCGACGTTGCTGGATGAAATTGACTATGCGATTGACCAGATGGATTTGACAGAACCGAACTGGAAGAATCAGATGTATCGCAAGTATTTCGGAGACGATGTGCTGGATGTATCTGTGCTTACCGAGCGTGAACGCAAGTATTTGCAGGAGTTTCGCAGTGCAGACCGCATGCTCAAGGTGTCTGTTCGTAATGCTGTATTTCCGTATGCTTATGTCGATAATGGTATTCCGAAAGGAATTTTGTTAGACATCTTTGCCGAAATTGCGCTCCATAATGGTTTGAAATATGAATTTGTTGCTAATGACGATTCCAGAAAAACGGTGATTGTACTTGATGGCCGCTATAACATGGATGGCGGTGATGACTCGTGGGTGTTTACTCCGCAATATCTTCACGAACAAGTGCTAGCCGGTTACGATAGCTTGCTGTATGGAATGTGCATTGCTGTGCCGAGAAATTCCCCGCGTGAACTCGCTTCCATTTTGACGAAGGGCGTTTTAGCCCTATCTCCAAAGACCGTACGTTCAAAGGTGACAAAGTATGCCGGGTTCCGTATACCTAATTATTCGGGCGAATTGCTGCATAAGCATTCCCGCGTGGCGATTGTATTTGGATCGATCTTTGTGCTTTTGGGAATTGGCTTGATTGCATCTCTTGTGTTGCTTTCGTTTAGGCGTAAGCTGAAAACTCGACAAAATGAATTGACCTATAAACTGCGCGAAGCCAATGCGTTTGCCGCCGAAGCGAAAGAGGCAAAATCTAAATTCCTCCTCAATATGAGTCACGATATCCGCACTCCGATGAATGCGATTATTGGCTATGCGGATCGTGCCGAGCGCCATATCAAAAACACCGCCTATGTGCAGGATGCTCTGAAAAAAATCCACATGTCGGGAGGTTATTTACTACAGCTGATTGAAGAAGTACTTGATATGGCTAGAATCGAGTCTGGGCAGATGACGATCAAGGAACGTATGGTGAATTTGACCTCTTGCATGACTGATCTTTGCGAAAGTTTTGTCCCCATGATGACCCAAAAGAATCTTTCGTTTATTTGGGACTTTTCTGCGGTTAAGAATAAGTTTGTCATGGTCAACGTGAATAGCCTTCGCCAAATCATGTACAACATTATATCGAATGCCCAGAAGTTTACGACTTATGGTGGGCGTGTCGTTTTTGTCATCGATGAACTGCCTTGCCAAGTGGATGGCTATACGGTGTTTGACTTTGAAATTAGCGACAACGGGCTTGGTATGTCCAAGGCGTTTTTGGAGCATATTTTTGAAGAATTTGCGCGTGAACAAAATTCGACGCAAAGTAGGTTGCAGGGGACCGGGCTTGGCATGTCCATTGTAAAGCGGCTTGCCGATATTATCGGAGCCGAAATCAATATCCAAAGCGAAATTGGACTTGGAACGACTGTTCACGTGCGTACGCAGCTCAAGATTGCAACAGAAAAAGATGTCGCTTTAGATCGTGGCGAAAATAGCGCGCTCGATGATGACCATTTTTTGAAGGGCAAGCATGTCTTGCTTGTTGAGGATAACGAGTTCAATAGGGAAGTCGCCCAGGACTTTTTGCAAGATGCCGAAATGACTGTAGATATGGCTGAAAATGGACTCGAAGCTGTGACTCGGGTTCGTGAACATTCTCCAGATTTTTATGACTGCATTTTGATGGATGTGCAGATGCCGGTCATGGATGGCTATGAAGCGACAAAAGCCATTCGAAAGATTTATCCGGACACAAGAATTCCGATTATCGCATTGTCCGCAAATGCTTTTGAAGAGGATCGTCAGAAATCTCTTGCCGCTGGAATGGACGATCATTTGTCGAAACCCTTTGTGGTTGCGAAAGTTCTAGAGACGATGAACGCTCTAATGCAAAGAAAAGTTAACGTAACTTAGTGTGCAGGAACGTTTTAAGAACACTTTTTTGTGATTTCTCGCATTATGTCAATCCTTTTACATAATAAGGGTTGAAATTTTTTATAGTTTCAAACTATCTTTTACCTTGGATGGGTGAAATCTTTTTTTTAAAGGAATTCATATGAAGAATTTGGCAAAAGTTATGTTTGGCGTTGCTGCTGTCGCTGCAGTGACGGCTTCTGCTGGGCAGTATCCGTTCCCGCAGAACATGAAACATCCGCACGGCACGATCATTGAATATGCCGATACGGACATGATTAAGGAACATTATAAGCTGTGGAAGCAGGCCTGGTACCAGGCAAGCAATGGTTGGGTGCTCGCTCCGGAAGGAACTTGCTCTACCGTTTCTGAAGCTATTGCTTACGGTATGTTGATTTCCGTCTACATGGACGATCAGGATGTGTTCAAGAATCTTTATAAGACTTGGACGGGCAATTCTGTTAATGGTGGCGGTATGAACTGGCGTATCGGTTGCAGCGGTGGTACTGGTACCGCATCTGACGCTGACTTCGACGCCGCTCTCGCTCTCGTGATGGCTTCCAAGCAGTGGAATGACGATTCTTACCTCACTGCTGGTAAAAATCTCATTTCTTGGATTGCTTCCAACGATATCGCAAGCAACAAGATTAAGCCGGGTAACCAGTGGAATGATGGTTTCAACCCGAGTTATGCAACGACTGCCAACTTCAAGCTTTTCCAGGATGTTGCCGGTGGTTCTTGGTCTAGTGTTATTTCTCAGGCCTATACCGATTTGAACGCTTGCCAGAATTCTAAGACCGGTCTTGTTCCGGACTGGTGCGACTGGAATTCTCATGAACCGATTTTGACGTCCGCAGCCGTTTCTAACGATATCGGTTTCTACGATGACGCTGCCCGTACTCCGTGGCGTATGGCATGGGCTTACTATTGGTATGGTGATACCAAGGCTCAGGCTTTCAATAAGAAAGTGGTTGACTGGCTTATCCCGACAACCCGTACCGCAAGTGGTGTGAACTCCGGTTATGCTTGGGTTAAAAGCCAAAAAACTTATGAGGCGGATGAATCCGATATTCGCAACTTCGTTTCTTCTACGTTCTCCGGTGGTCTCGGCCTTGCCGCATCTTCTGTAGATGGTGAACAGGCTCAGACTTATCTTGGTACGGTTTACAAGGTTCTCAAGGAAAAGAAGAGCTGCTCAAAAGCTCAGGGTTGCGGCGAAGGCTCTGTCGAAGGTGAAAAGTACTATCCGGCTACCTTGAACATGCTTTACCTCCTCCTCGTGACGGGTAACATGCCGAACCTCTATAACTTGACTGGTTTTGATAAGTTCACACCGGATCCGTCCAAGGCTCCGTCTATCAAGGAAGGCGCTGGTGAACAGCAGGCGTTTGGCGATACGACTATTGGTGTTACTGGTCTCTGGAACTGGGGTGCATACCATGACAAACTCGGCATCGGTACCAAGATGATTCCGGATTCTGGTTCTTCTCCGCTTTACAAATTGGATGATGGTTCTATCATTGCCCGTGCTTCTATGAATATCGGCCCGGAACCGGAATGGACTCAGGCAAAGGCTGATGTTTGCAAGAACAGCCCGGCTCAGTGCGAGCTCAAGTATCCGTCTGCTGGTATCGCTGTTTCCTTCAAGAAGGACGAATGCAAGGAAGATGGTAGCTGCGGTGTTGACTTCAAGGCTCTTGGTATCAAGTATGTTCGCGTGACGGCTAAGACTTCTGGCCCGATCCGCATGGCAGTTCTCAATACCATCACGGATGAAAATGAAAAGAAAAAGGTTCCAAACGCTGGTGCCGGTTCTGAACCGGGTGTCTATGTTGACAATACCTCCGATTATGAGGCTGTTACTTATGACATGACTCCGTATGAATACGGCTTCAAGGGTTTGGGTGATGGCAAGGAAATCGCTATTCTTGATTGGGTTGACGGAAATGCTGCTCCGTTAGGCGAAGAGATTCTCACCTGCATCAAGGGCTTCAAGTGGGAAGTCAAGGATGCCAAGGGTGGCATTGGCGATATCTCTATCAAGGCTGTTGAATTCCTCGATGGAAGCAAGGCCGCTATTGATC
It contains:
- a CDS encoding response regulator, which codes for MGFFASSGYHEISDNGEIEGYGYELFRRLSRYANLNFEYVFRNRTRDDMLRMLENGEIDAVVPVNKTKELENLFAFSLPVGLNSDYIVVRKSDSTLLDEIDYAIDQMDLTEPNWKNQMYRKYFGDDVLDVSVLTERERKYLQEFRSADRMLKVSVRNAVFPYAYVDNGIPKGILLDIFAEIALHNGLKYEFVANDDSRKTVIVLDGRYNMDGGDDSWVFTPQYLHEQVLAGYDSLLYGMCIAVPRNSPRELASILTKGVLALSPKTVRSKVTKYAGFRIPNYSGELLHKHSRVAIVFGSIFVLLGIGLIASLVLLSFRRKLKTRQNELTYKLREANAFAAEAKEAKSKFLLNMSHDIRTPMNAIIGYADRAERHIKNTAYVQDALKKIHMSGGYLLQLIEEVLDMARIESGQMTIKERMVNLTSCMTDLCESFVPMMTQKNLSFIWDFSAVKNKFVMVNVNSLRQIMYNIISNAQKFTTYGGRVVFVIDELPCQVDGYTVFDFEISDNGLGMSKAFLEHIFEEFAREQNSTQSRLQGTGLGMSIVKRLADIIGAEINIQSEIGLGTTVHVRTQLKIATEKDVALDRGENSALDDDHFLKGKHVLLVEDNEFNREVAQDFLQDAEMTVDMAENGLEAVTRVREHSPDFYDCILMDVQMPVMDGYEATKAIRKIYPDTRIPIIALSANAFEEDRQKSLAAGMDDHLSKPFVVAKVLETMNALMQRKVNVT
- a CDS encoding glycosyl hydrolase family 8 is translated as MKNLAKVMFGVAAVAAVTASAGQYPFPQNMKHPHGTIIEYADTDMIKEHYKLWKQAWYQASNGWVLAPEGTCSTVSEAIAYGMLISVYMDDQDVFKNLYKTWTGNSVNGGGMNWRIGCSGGTGTASDADFDAALALVMASKQWNDDSYLTAGKNLISWIASNDIASNKIKPGNQWNDGFNPSYATTANFKLFQDVAGGSWSSVISQAYTDLNACQNSKTGLVPDWCDWNSHEPILTSAAVSNDIGFYDDAARTPWRMAWAYYWYGDTKAQAFNKKVVDWLIPTTRTASGVNSGYAWVKSQKTYEADESDIRNFVSSTFSGGLGLAASSVDGEQAQTYLGTVYKVLKEKKSCSKAQGCGEGSVEGEKYYPATLNMLYLLLVTGNMPNLYNLTGFDKFTPDPSKAPSIKEGAGEQQAFGDTTIGVTGLWNWGAYHDKLGIGTKMIPDSGSSPLYKLDDGSIIARASMNIGPEPEWTQAKADVCKNSPAQCELKYPSAGIAVSFKKDECKEDGSCGVDFKALGIKYVRVTAKTSGPIRMAVLNTITDENEKKKVPNAGAGSEPGVYVDNTSDYEAVTYDMTPYEYGFKGLGDGKEIAILDWVDGNAAPLGEEILTCIKGFKWEVKDAKGGIGDISIKAVEFLDGSKAAIDPVKLTGIEIKERVGLYKVSMIPSFSVRANGMQLEINGAKAGSVFAVYDMQGKAIAGGMLMSSNLAVNVPNAGSYIVRVGSEMNRINVK